From a single Saccharomyces kudriavzevii IFO 1802 strain IFO1802 genome assembly, chromosome: 15 genomic region:
- the SKDI15G1730 gene encoding uncharacterized protein (similar to Saccharomyces cerevisiae JIP4 (YDR475C) and YOR019W; ancestral locus Anc_5.609), translating to MVSICLSYDLQTCYRDLTFDVPGKKLKATNGQSFKKESKETDNFQPSVAFDTVPSTVGYSSIDDSREGFKGVPVPSYYAMDECYDNETDSFSPNLQYYLRDTFQSSPSLKTRKGANSESNSFPVESSKLLKKNSDIRKIFLISQNGKIVRRDYPSTPVITNEALMINRFEKNWKKLWRQRKSQINERLHDKKMWFTYPNIIFSQEHIKPLYRGDDAAPCTKEQKRKYKIFQKKIGYPNNPKTILCYINGKKHTWVALDWTLCKIAQSLDHIVVITTLPRLIFNKKKRLEDDTEWASGYQKETINQKLSDIFEYILQLLKVVKISVKVTLEIVIGKTKKTLVDAINVHTPDLLVFATLKHERNENIIVYKSKGLTDVFSVSFPIPMFVVPSKRMYSFELNLQRQVNEHFDHSSGNNYINNESTNKNSINASLKENVFPDIPSEISVDSYAEDFKKQGYINKHSSPFEDSIRKRLVNVAQHSRKKITGDIANLHNDEKERKFSSKEVLLTKIDIIIKESLKSSLEIDTMPGDNSLRSSHNERLVNFKNSLIGSESKGAKFSKSLISYSPSQEQDTSKIISTSSPPTSQIKFATTVKHKDGRAALGKAKNLPDMRHSSSFEKENSFGSSDKSISVDSSNSLRKVKSAGALRKVKTNDSSSSAGSRKSSSSFSTVNTFTGGGVGIFRVFKSGSSSGNKSSSRRNSTGSDVLEIDDRGNKKKKKKKKSLFSFGKL from the coding sequence ATGGTTTCTATATGCCTAAGCTATGATTTACAAACGTGTTACAGAGATCTCACCTTTGATGTGccgggaaaaaaattgaaggcAACGAATGGACAAAGCTTCAAGAAAGAGTCCAAAGAAACTGATAATTTTCAGCCTTCGGTTGCCTTTGACACTGTGCCTTCTACTGTTGGTTATTCTTCCATAGATGATAGTAGGGAAGGATTCAAAGGGGTACCTGTTCCCAGTTATTACGCCATGGACGAGTGTTATGATAATGAAACAGACTCCTTTTCGCCGAATTTGCAATATTACTTGAGAGATACATTTCAATCATCACCCTCTCTGAAGACTAGAAAAGGCGCTAACTCTGAATCCAATAGTTTTCCAGTAGAATCTTCGaagcttttgaagaaaaatagtGACATTAGAAAAATCTTTCTAATATCTCAAAATGGGAAAATAGTAAGGAGAGATTATCCGAGCACGCCAGTGATTACCAACGAAGCATTGATGATAAATagatttgagaaaaattggaaaaaattatggCGCCAAAGGAAATCGCAAATAAACGAAAGACTGCatgacaaaaaaatgtggTTTACTTATCCAAACATTATCTTCTCCCAGGAACACATCAAACCATTATACAGAGGTGACGATGCTGCGCCATGTACCAAAGagcagaaaagaaagtacaaaatatttcaaaagaagatagGATATCCCAACAATCCTAAAACAATACTTTGTTACATAAacggaaaaaaacatactTGGGTTGCTCTTGATTGGACCCTTTGCAAGATTGCGCAAAGTTTGGACCATATTGTGGTCATAACTACATTACCAAGACTGatattcaacaaaaaaaaaaggctaGAAGATGATACAGAATGGGCATCGGGATATCAGAAGGAAACAATCAACCAAAAATTAAGTGACATCTTCGAATACATTTTACAACTTTTGAAAGTAGTGAAAATCTCTGTAAAGGTTACTTTGGAGATAGTAATaggaaaaactaaaaaaactTTGGTAGACGCTATTAATGTTCACACTCCAGATTTATTAGTTTTTGCCACTTTAAAGCAcgaaagaaatgaaaatataattGTATATAAATCCAAAGGATTGACTGatgttttttctgttaGTTTTCCAATTCCCATGTTTGTTGTTCCCTCGAAAAGGATGTATTCGTTTGAACTAAATCTGCAAAGGCAAGTAAATGAACATTTTGATCATAGTAGCGGCAAtaattatataaataatgaaaGTACCAATAAAAACAGCATAAACGCATCGCTCAAAGAGAATGTATTTCCAGATATTCCTTCAGAGATTTCGGTAGATTCATATGCAGAAGACTTCAAAAAACAAGGTTACATCAACAAGCACTCCAGTCCTTTCGAAGATTCGATTCGAAAGAGGTTAGTAAATGTTGCCCAACATTCACGGAAGAAAATCACTGGTGATATAGCAAACTTACACAATgacgaaaaagaaaggaagtTTAGTTCGAAAGAAGTTTTGTTAACGAAAATTGACATTATAATTAAAGAGTCCTTGAAATCTTCTTTGGAGATAGACACGATGCCTGGCGACAATTCATTGCGGTCTAGTCACAATGAGCGACTTGTCAACTTTAAGAATTCTTTGATAGGCAGCGAGTCAAAAGGAGCAAAGTTTAGCAAATCATTAATATCATATTCCCCTTCACAAGAGCAAGATACCTCGAAAATTATCAGCACCAGCAGCCCACCCACGTCGCAAATCAAGTTTGCGACCACTGTCAAGCACAAAGATGGGAGAGCCGCCCTTGGTAAGGCCAAAAACTTGCCTGATATGAGACATAGTAGCTCTTTCGAGAAAGAGAATTCCTTTGGCTCGTCTGATAAGAGTATCAGTGTTGATAGTAGCAATTCTTTAAGGAAAGTGAAAAGTGCTGGCGCACTGAGAAAGGTCAAAACCAATGATTCTTCAAGCAGTGCGGGCTCAAGGAAAAGCTCTTCCAGTTTCAGTACTGTAAATACCTTTACTGGTGGTGGAGTTGGCATCTTCAGGGTGTTTAAGAGTGGAAGTTCTTCCGGAAATAAATCGTCCAGTAGAAGAAACAGCACTGGTAGTGATGTTTTGGAAATCGATGATCGTGgcaacaagaagaagaagaaaaagaaaaaatcattgttttcatttggtAAATTATAA
- the HSP10 gene encoding Hsp10p (similar to Saccharomyces cerevisiae HSP10 (YOR020C); ancestral locus Anc_5.607), giving the protein MSTLLKSAKSIVPLMDRVLVQRIKAQAKTASGLYLPEKNVEKLNQAEVVAIGPGFTDANGNKVVPQVKVGDQVLIPQFGGSTIKLSNDDEVILFRDADILAKIAKN; this is encoded by the coding sequence atgTCCACACTTTTGAAGTCTGCTAAATCTATTGTTCCATTAATGGACCGTGTCCTTGTTCAAAGAATCAAAGCACAGGCAAAGACAGCATCAGGTTTGTATTTGCCCGAAAAGAACGTGGAAAAACTAAACCAAGCCGAAGTTGTTGCCATAGGCCCAGGTTTCACTGATGCCAATGGTAATAAGGTTGTTCCTCAAGTTAAAGTCGGTGACCAAGTTTTGATTCCACAATTTGGCGGTTCTACCATTAAGTTGAGTAACGACGACGAAgttattcttttcagagATGCGGATATCTTAGCCAAGATTGCCAAGAACTGA
- the MCO10 gene encoding Mco10p (similar to Saccharomyces cerevisiae YOR020W-A; ancestral locus Anc_5.606) translates to MGAAYKILGKTVQPHVLAISTFIATAAVTSYFTIKPKSRDETENTSPLNQTSDGKSSTANADGKDDDVMKSIEGFLNDLEKDAKQDTKAS, encoded by the coding sequence ATGGGTGCTGCATACAAAATTTTGGGTAAAACAGTTCAGCCTCATGTATTGGCTATTTCTACGTTTATTGCCACGGCTGCCGTGACATCTTACTTCACaataaaaccaaaaagTAGAGATGAAACAGAAAATACCTCACCTTTGAACCAAACAAGTGATGGTAAAAGCTCAACTGCAAATGCTGATGGGAAGGACGATGATGTTATGAAGAGTATTGAAggatttttgaatgatttaGAGAAAGATGCGAAACAGGATACAAAAGCCAGCTGA
- the SFM1 gene encoding protein-arginine N-methyltransferase SFM1 (similar to Saccharomyces cerevisiae SFM1 (YOR021C); ancestral locus Anc_5.605) — MKYIIEHMEEGFSEWVILEYSQILRDVGAENLVLSSLPKGTTEKDIPKRLLKLGLRWTTKDLKGIDKDFRDLEPLKDGRVCLLDPRAAIDLQPEDAAKFDYFVFGGILGDHPPRDRTKELKTTYPNLLISRRLGDKQMTTDTAIRTTQLIVKDETKFENIKFIDYPEFRFSRNEATEMPFRYVLDKEGKPILPEGMLDLIKEDSAQSLDDLLL; from the coding sequence ATGAAGTATATTATTGAGCATATGGAGGAAGGTTTCAGTGAATGGGTCATTTTAGAGTATAGCCAAATTCTAAGAGATGTGGGAGCTGAAAATTTAGTTTTATCATCGTTACCAAAGGGCACCACTGAAAAAGACATACCTAAAAGGTTATTAAAGCTTGGTTTAAGATGGACCACGAAGGATTTGAAGGGAATTGATAAGGATTTTAGGGATTTGGAGCCTTTAAAGGACGGCAGGGTTTGTTTGTTGGACCCGAGGGCTGCGATCGACTTACAACCTGAAGATGCCGCAAaatttgattattttgtatttggCGGTATATTGGGGGACCATCCTCCAAGAGATCGCACAAAAGAGCTAAAAACAACCTATCCTAACCTGCTAATCAGCAGAAGACTTGGTGATAAACAAATGACTACAGACACCGCCATCAGAACTACACAGTTGATTGTGAAGGACGAgactaaatttgaaaacatcaaattcattgacTATCCTGAATTTAGATTTAGTAGAAATGAAGCGACAGAAATGCCATTTAGATACGTCCTTGATAAGGAAGGTAAGCCAATTTTGCCGGAAGGCATGTTAGATTTGATCAAAGAGGATTCTGCCCAGAGTTTGGACGATCTATTACTGTAG
- the DDL1 gene encoding putative carboxylic ester hydrolase (similar to Saccharomyces cerevisiae YOR022C; ancestral locus Anc_5.604), with protein MLQINPRRSWSIIRFKRFFLRLNHTYVPWFYAIDIPNSKPYLPTYKTFQSPKNFKPFSIDDSNRLEEAKKHSLQKPVLVNEDYLFKVDLSRMELSPTYWEGPTYVVRRGVWFDSSNQPLSGDLTSEIESLYRSLHFKKASDDATTTPSVEFQDIFRLEGKYSIDKENENKQEKRSNDEHKNESVFKFVLFVNEQTAFLLPDLDGGKLQLAFLRSNLAQSLPINATMITRSYKKRSSANTSSKAGETPPPVADGSTNSKSTSIETKLEKKVSNLFNVSDFLQLFNGNKNKDQDDAKSLEKQMEIDYNNADNNQGGNASSKIKNAKHTDTDANDSKSNRRDVDNLVLCVHGIGQTLGKKYEYVNFAHTINLLRSNMKKIYNNSEQLQSLNTAPNYKNNCNVQVLPITWRHSISFQTDAKEENVENPELPTLSQVTVNGVLPLRKLLADGLLDILLYVEPHYQNMILQQVTSQLNKTFRIFKKYNPEFEGKVHLVGHSLGSMILFDILSKQEKYKLEFQVDNLFFIGSPIGLLKLIQRTKIGDNAKFSNELQKKLTVQRPQCKDVYNVYHVCDPISYRIEPLVNKEMAHYEQTYLPHCSEAYGMTSKFLEFGENIWKDLPGIDENDAQSKRNSSKGNEVKLSKTLSAMLTNLNYTGRLDYAMSPSLLEVDFISAIKSHVSYFEEPDIAAFILKETLAKHEDVSEIYVKRKVD; from the coding sequence ATGTTACAAATCAATCCTCGAAGATCTTGGTCAATCATTCGTTTCAAAAGGTTCTTCTTAAGGTTGAATCATACTTATGTGCCATGGTTTTACGCCATAGACATACCCAACTCTAAACCCTATCTACCCACGTACAAGACTTTCCAATCGcccaaaaatttcaaaccCTTCTCCATTGATGACTCCAACCGTCTAGAGGAAGCCAAAAAACACAGTTTGCAAAAGCCTGTCCTAGTCAACGAAGACTATTTGTTCAAAGTGGACCTCTCTCGAATGGAACTGTCCCCGACCTATTGGGAGGGCCCCACTTATGTTGTACGAAGAGGCGTCTGGTTCGACTCCTCTAACCAGCCTTTATCTGGTGACCTCACTTCCGAAATCGAAAGCTTATATAGAAGTCTTCATTTTAAAAAGGCCAGTGATGATGCAACTACTACACCTTCTGTGGAATTCCAAGATATATTCAGGCTCGAGGGTAAATACTCAATTGACaaggaaaacgaaaataagCAGGAAAAACGATCCAACGATGAACATAAGAACGAATCTGTCTTCaagtttgttttgtttgttAATGAACAAACAGCCTTCTTATTACCGGATTTGGACGGCGGTAAACTTCAACTAGCATTCTTAAGATCTAATCTGGCTCAGTCTTTACCCATTAATGCCACAATGATTACTAGGTCGTACAAGAAGCGATCCTCGGCAAATACATCTTCGAAGGCAGGCGAAACACCCCCACCTGTAGCCGATGGTAGCACCAACTCCAAGTCAACTAGCATTGAGACAaaattggagaagaaaGTTTCCAACCTCTTCAACGTATCGGATTTCCTGCAATTGTTTAACggcaataaaaataaagatcAAGATGATGCGAAGAGCTTGGAAAAGCAAATGGAAATAGATTATAATAATGCGGATAATAATCAGGGGGGCAATGCTAGCAGCAAGATAAAAAATGCCAAGCACACGGACACGGATGCCAACGACAGTAAAAGTAATAGAAGAGACGTCGATAACTTAGTGCTTTGTGTTCATGGGATAGGTCAAACTTTGGGCAAAAAATATGAGTATGTCAACTTTGCGCATACGATAAATTTACTAAGATcaaatatgaagaaaatttacaaTAATTCCGAGCAATTGCAATCACTGAACACAGCCCCCAATTACAAAAACAACTGCAATGTGCAAGTTCTACCCATCACTTGGAGACATTCAATAAGTTTCCAAACTGACgcaaaagaggaaaatgtCGAAAATCCTGAATTACCAACTTTGTCACAAGTCACCGTCAATGGCGTCCTGCCCCTGCGAAAACTACTAGCTGACGGTTTATTGGACATCTTATTGTACGTAGAACCACATTACCAAAATATGATTCTTCAACAAGTGACCTCTCAACTGAACAAAACGTTTcgaatcttcaaaaaatacaacCCTGAGTTTGAGGGAAAAGTGCATTTAGTTGGTCATTCATTGGGCAGTATGATTCTTTTCGACATCTTATCCAAACAGGAAAAATACAAACTAGAATTCCAAGTAGATAATCTATTCTTTATTGGCTCACCAATTGGATTATTAAAGTTGAttcaaagaacaaaaattggTGATAATGCCAAATTCTCAAATGAACTGCAGAAAAAACTGACTGTGCAAAGACCACAATGTAAGGACGTCTATAACGTTTATCACGTATGTGATCCCATCTCTTATAGGATTGAACCTCTTGttaataaagaaatggCACATTATGAACAAACTTATTTACCTCATTGTAGTGAAGCCTATGGAATGACTTCTaagtttttggaatttgGTGAAAACATATGGAAAGATTTACCTGGTATTGACGAAAATGATGCGCAatccaaaagaaattcatcGAAGGGGAATGAGGtcaaattatcaaaaacaCTATCTGCAATGCTCACAAATTTGAATTACACTGGGCGTTTGGATTACGCCATGTCGCCAAGTCTGCTCGAAGTGGACTTCATATCTGCTATTAAATCACATGTTTcttattttgaagaaccaGATATTGCAGCATTTATCTTGAAAGAAACCCTGGCCAAGCATGAAGATGTATCCGAAATATACGTGAAAAGGAAGGTAGATTGA
- the AHC1 gene encoding Ahc1p (similar to Saccharomyces cerevisiae AHC1 (YOR023C); ancestral locus Anc_5.603), translated as MMSPAQDKQQHQQHHPASSSSSSSKMANVYQVTTPKSPQDLESIDEPFRMHTATGNADTDSENTQRLKYECVKREILNVLNLHVMLSHKHVSHLRRNVKKVNAKMALLETLHSDTGLLNKIEQTYQFKVKQHQQHNSFGGHFQNSISIENINASAADYNASYPVLSDYNINCQPLSSSSNADVSAVRMPHHHYHTRSKSNGLLLEPSVLRPANSNIIDYRLTGSKSISEATTRPTLVSLPHSKSDGVSSPRSSSISPLDEQPGFQILPFKPSQMHLNHRRNYSSTCLTSNSGIIGKTEDNEPIFRRYDGILIIITCSKCDRSGFTSAQGIVNHTRLKHSKLYSSQPLAVLNNQKLLPDDKQDPKILSKFEKLSLDPSKDYLPSDIAIPKQQLPANSMENYAQAQRTIKDTPHLEKLYQNKDDFKKLIDMVNETPNDLKEFLRQREIQLERQKEQGEESSKTDDEASYVPSPSLSVTGTTTTDPPSPPVLSSSLQRKMLRKRKLGVSSVVTTEDLPLRERLRTSHTDKKPRKAALLTNELEDSTSVSTRPSSYYNLRSKSRLRESHT; from the coding sequence ATGATGAGTCCCGCCCAAGATAAACAGCAGCACCAGCAGCACCATCCCGCCTCCTCTTCGTCGTCGTCCTCTAAGATGGCCAACGTTTATCAGGTCACCACACCCAAATCTCCGCAGGATTTGGAAAGCATAGATGAGCCTTTCAGAATGCACACCGCCACTGGTAATGCGGACACGGACAGTGAAAACACTCAACGGTTGAAGTACGAGTGCGTCAAGAGGGAAATACTGAATGTTCTGAATCTACACGTTATGCTCAGCCACAAGCATGTCAGCCATTTGCGAAGAAATGTCAAGAAGGTCAACGCAAAGATGGCTCTTTTGGAGACCCTGCATAGCGATACTGGtttattgaataaaatcGAGCAGACGTATCAATTCAAAGTAAAACAACACCAGCAGCATAACTCTTTCGGTGGCCACTTTCAAAATAGCATCAGTATAGAAAACATAAACGCATCTGCGGCGGATTATAATGCATCATACCCCGTTCTGTCGGACTATAACATCAACTGCCAGCCCTTGTCTTCCAGCAGTAACGCAGACGTATCGGCAGTGCGTATGCCCCATCATCATTACCATACCAGGAGCAAGAGTAATGGGCTTCTTCTGGAACCCTCCGTCCTCCGTCCGGCAAACTCGAATATAATAGACTACAGATTGACCGGCTCGAAATCCATATCGGAGGCAACGACTAGGCCTACACTCGTCTCGTTGCCCCACTCCAAGTCTGATGGTGTTTCTTCGCCCCGTTCCTCTTCAATATCCCCCTTAGACGAACAACCGGGCTTCCAAATACTGCCCTTCAAACCAAGTCAGATGCACCTTAACCACAGACGTAATTACAGCAGCACCTGTTTGACGAGCAACAGCGGTATCATCGGTAAAACTGAAGATAATGAGCCCATTTTCAGAAGATATGACGGAATcctaataataataacgTGCTCCAAATGCGACCGTTCGGGCTTCACCTCCGCGCAAGGTATCGTGAATCATACCCGGCTAAAGCACTCCAAACTGTATTCAAGCCAGCCGTTGGCGGTTTTGAATAACCAAAAACTATTACCTGATGACAAGCAAGACCCCAAAATTCTATCcaaatttgagaaattaAGTCTAGACCCAAGTAAAGACTACCTACCTTCTGACATTGCAATTCCAAAACAACAATTACCAGCCAACTCCATGGAGAACTATGCACAGGCCCAAAGAACTATCAAAGACACTCCCCATCTGGAAAAACTGTACCAAAATAAAGacgatttcaaaaaattgattgataTGGTTAATGAAACCCCTAATGACTTGAAGGAATTCTTAAGGCAACGTGAAATCCAACTAGAACGGCAAAAAGAACAGGGAGAAGAGTCTTCCAAGACTGATGATGAAGCTTCGTATGTGCCATCGCCATCTCTCTCGGTAACAGGAACAACGACTACAGACCCGCCCTCTCCGCCGGTTTTATCCTCCTCTTTACAAAGGAAAATGTTACGCAAGAGGAAACTGGGTGTGAGTAGCGTTGTTACCACTGAAGATCTACCTCTAAGGGAAAGGCTAAGGACAAGTCATACTGATAAAAAGCCAAGAAAAGCAGCCCTTCTAACAAATGAACTTGAGGACTCTACTAGTGTATCAACAAGGCCTTCCTCTTATTACAATCTGAGGTCAAAATCAAGACTACGTGAGTCTCATACATAG
- the HST3 gene encoding NAD-dependent histone deacetylase HST3 (similar to Saccharomyces cerevisiae HST3 (YOR025W); ancestral locus Anc_5.612), with protein sequence MTSVSPSPPASRSGSMCSDFSSSLQTEKLAHIMGLNSDDEVLGRITKQLGRSRKIACLTGAGISCNAGIPDFRSSDGLYNLVKKDSSQYWSIKSGREMFDISLFRDDFKISIFAKFMERLYSNVQLAKPTKTHKFIAHLKDRNKLLRCYTQNIDGLEENIGLVMSNRKLPLSSFSSHWRNLDVVQLHGDLNSLSCTKCFQTFSWNRYWSRCLRRGELPLCPHCEALINQRMNEGKRTLGSNVGVLRPNIVLYGENHPSCEMITQGLNLDIIKGNPDLLIIMGTSLKVDGVKQLVKKLSKRIHDRGGLIILVNKTPIGDSSWHGIIDYQIHSDCDNWVTFLESEIPDFFKTQDQINKLRQLKREASDLRRMMKAQKDSISTPPTTPLRTALHSDNDVLNVKITSLNKIKRKILSPENSSEEDEEENTNMKKRAKIRSTFDDKTSLIDPADQMN encoded by the coding sequence ATGACTTCAGTATCGCCCTCGCCGCCTGCCAGCCGATCTGGCTCGATGTGCTCTGATTTCTCGTCCTCCTTGCAAACTGAGAAGCTGGCACACATTATGGGTCTTAACTCTGATGACGAGGTTCTTGGGCGTATCACCAAACAATTGGGTAGGTCCAGAAAAATTGCTTGTCTGACTGGGGCAGGCATTTCATGCAACGCAGGCATTCCCGACTTTCGCTCCTCCGATGGACTGTACAATCTTGTGAAAAAGGACTCCTCGCAATATTGGTCCATCAAGTCCGGTAGGGAAATGTTTGATATCTCGCTGTTCAGAGATGATTTCAAGATCTCCATTTTCGCCAAATTTATGGAGAGGTTGTACTCGAATGTGCAGTTGGCAAAGCCGACCAAGACGCACAAGTTCATCGCACACTTAAAAGACAGGAACAAGCTTCTTCGCTGTTACACGCAGAACATTGATggacttgaagaaaacatagGCCTCGTCATGTCAAATAGGAAACTGCCGCTCTCATCGTTCAGTTCACATTGGAGAAACCTGGACGTCGTTCAGTTGCATGGCGACTTGAACAGTCTTTCGTGCACCAAGTGCTTCCAGACTTTCTCTTGGAACAGGTATTGGTCTCGCTGCTTGAGGAGAGGTGAGTTGCCACTGTGCCCGCATTGCGAAGCACTCATCAACCAACGAATGAATGAGGGAAAGCGAACACTAGGTTCCAACGTGGGCGTCCTAAGACCGAATATTGTCCTTTATGGCGAAAACCACCCATCCTGCGAGATGATCACGCAAGGCTTAAACCTGGACATTATTAAGGGAAACCCTGATCTTTTGATTATCATGGGTACGAGTTTGAAAGTTGATGGGGTGAAACAActggtgaaaaaattgagcaAAAGAATTCACGACCGTGGAGGACTAATCATTCTCGTAAACAAGACTCCCATTGGCGACTCTTCTTGGCATGGTATTATAGATTACCAAATTCATTCAGACTGCGATAACTGGGTCACATTCCTCGAATCCGAAATCCcagatttcttcaagacGCAAGACCAGATCAACAAGCTAAGACAATTAAAAAGGGAGGCGAGCGATTTGAGGAGGATGATGAAGGCGCAAAAGGACTCGATCAGCACTCCCCCCACTACTCCTTTGAGAACGGCTCTGCATTCCGATAACGACGTATTGAACGTAAAAATAACTTCcttgaacaaaatcaaGAGGAAGATACTGTCTCCGGAAAATTCCagtgaagaagacgaagaagaaaacactAATATGAAGAAACGCGCCAAGATACGGTCGACTTTCGATGACAAAACAAGTCTCATAGACCCAGCTGATCAAATGAATTAG
- the BUB3 gene encoding Bub3p (similar to Saccharomyces cerevisiae BUB3 (YOR026W); ancestral locus Anc_5.615) → MQVVQIEQAPRDYISDVKVVSSKSLLLITSWDGFLTIYKVDAQARKVDLLQSLQYKHPLLCCNFIDNPDLQIYVGTVQGEILKVDLIGSPSFRALTNNKANLGICRMCKYGDDKLVAASWDGLIEVIDPRNYLNEVSLGKNLNYNSTKVKNKIFTMDTNSSRLIVGMNNSQVRWFHLPLREEDNGTLAESGLKYQIRDVALLPQDQDGYACSSIDGRVAVEFFDDQGDEGSLNKRFAFRCHRLNLKDTNLAYPVNSMECSPLSKFLYTAGSDGIVSCWNLETRKKVKNFAKFNENSVVKIACTDNNLFLATSDDTFKTNAAIDHGIELEPSSAYIIFNYEK, encoded by the coding sequence ATGCAGGTAGTACAAATCGAGCAAGCTCCAAGAGACTACATAAGTGACGTCAAAGTAGTCTCTTCCAAATCGCTGCTTTTGATAACGTCTTGGGACGGCTTTTTAACAATTTACAAAGTAGACGCTCAGGCGAGAAAAGTTGATCTTCTGCAATCGTTGCAGTACAAACACCCGCTATTGTGTTGCAACTTCATCGATAACCCAGACTTGCAGATATACGTGGGGACTGTGCAGGGCGAAATTTTAAAGGTTGATCTAATAGGTTCCCCCAGCTTCCGTGCTTTGACAAACAATAAAGCCAACTTAGGCATTTGTCGAATGTGCAAATATGGCGATGACAAACTTGTCGCTGCGTCATGGGATGGTCTCATAGAGGTTATTGACCCTCGCAATTACCTCAACGAAGTTAGTCTTGGAAAAAACCTAAATTACAATAGTACGAAGGTAAAGAACAAGATATTTACTATGGATACCAACTCTTCCCGATTGATCGTTGGTATGAATAATAGCCAGGTCCGATGGTTTCACCTACCACTCCGCGAAGAAGACAATGGAACGTTGGCGGAATCCGGCCTGAAGTACCAGATAAGAGATGTCGCTCTCTTGCCACAAGACCAAGACGGTTATGCGTGTAGCAGTATAGATGGACGAGTCGCTGTGGAATTCTTTGATGATCAGGGTGACGAGGGTAGCCTAAACAAAAGATTCGCATTCAGGTGCCATCGTTTGAATTTAAAGGACACGAACCTAGCTTATCCAGTAAACTCTATGGAGTGTTCCCCTTTGTCTAAATTTCTATATACGGCCGGTTCTGATGGCATTGTCTCTTGTTGGAACCTAGAAACTCGCAAGAAGGTTAAAAACTTCGCTAAATTTAACGAAAACAGCGTGGTCAAGATTGCTTGTACTGATAACAATCTATTTCTGGCAACTTCCGACGATACCTTCAAGACTAACGCAGCCATTGATCATGGCATCGAGCTGGAACCGAGCTCAGCATACATAATATTTAACTATGAGAAATAA